Proteins encoded by one window of uncultured Draconibacterium sp.:
- the rpsO gene encoding 30S ribosomal protein S15 — protein sequence MYLTGEKKQELFAKHGKSAQDTGSAEGQIALFTLRINHLTEHLKQNKKDHSTRRALIKLVGKRRSLLDYLIKKDIERYRAIIKELNLRK from the coding sequence ATGTATTTAACAGGAGAAAAAAAACAAGAGCTTTTTGCCAAACATGGTAAATCAGCTCAAGACACAGGTAGTGCAGAAGGTCAGATTGCTTTGTTCACGTTAAGAATTAACCACTTGACAGAACACCTGAAGCAAAACAAAAAAGACCACAGCACTCGTCGTGCATTGATTAAATTGGTAGGTAAGCGTCGTAGCTTACTCGATTACCTCATCAAAAAAGATATCGAACGTTACCGTGCGATCATCAAAGAGTTGAACTTACGTAAGTAA